Within the Saccharomyces mikatae IFO 1815 strain IFO1815 genome assembly, chromosome: 11 genome, the region CGCCAGCGACGCATTAAAACTACTAAATCAAAATAAGATTCCATATATTTTACTCACTAATGGAGGAGGGTTCTCTGAGAAAGCACGTACAGAGTTTATTTCGAGCAAGTTGAACGTTGATGTATCACCTTTGCAAATCATTCAAAGTCATACTCCTTACAAGTCTCTTGTTCACAAATATTCAAGGATCTTGGCAGTTGGCACACCTTCCGTGAGAGACGTCGCAGAGGGCTATGGATTTCAAGATGTTGTCCACCAAACCGATATTGTGAGATATAATAGAGATATTACACCATTTAGTGGGCTGTCTGACGAACAACTGCTGGAGTATTCTAAAGAAATTCCAAGTTTAACCACTAAGAAGTTCGATGCTGTCTTGGTATTCAATGATCCTCATGATTGGGCTGCAGATATACAAATTATCTCCGATGCAATTAATAGTGAAAATGGTATGTTGAATACTATGAGAGGTGAGAAAAGTGGCAAACCCTCAATTCCtatttacttttcaaaCCAGGATTTGCTATGGGCCAATCCCTACAAGTTAAACAGATTTGGACAAGGTGCCTTTCGCTTGTTAGTTAGAAGGCTTTACTCTGAGTTAAATGGTGAGTCCTTGCAAGATTATACTTTGGGTAAACCAACAAAGTTAACTTACGATTTTGCACATCATATTCTCATTGATTGGGAAAAAAGATTGTGCGGAAAAATAGACGATTCTGTGAACCAGAAGCTGCCTCCGTTAGGTACTAAACCTTCGACCTCACCATTCCACTCGGTTTTCATGGTGGGTGATAATCCGGCAAGTGATATCATTGGAGCTCAGAATTACGGTTGGAACAGTTGTTTGGTTAAAACGGGAGTGTATAAGGAAGGTGATGACTTAAAGGAATGTAAACCTACGCTGATTGTAAATGATGTATTTGATGCGGTCACGAAAGCATTGGAAAAATACGCATGAACAGCTGCTCTAGCAcgctttcttctttgtaaGCATTATATGTTCGACCCGGTTGAAAGTATAACTGTTTCTACAAATTATACACAATTTACATATTGAGgttaaataataaatttcaGGAAATTTGTTGTCACCgtaaaataaatatatacttttttcaacttaaagaaaaaaacgaCCACCAACCCTCTCAGTTGACGAATGcatctgaaaaaaaaaatcttccatTAATGTAACAAAATCGATACTCACtgagaaaaatatactttGAGTTTTCACAAATCATCTGAAATGCTATCTAAATTGATAGGTTGACCAGGCTTAAAAGCAGGGAGACCTAAGTAAGGACAGCCACTACACCTAAAAGCATCCCCCAGAGAACATGAGCCACAGCCACCGACTTTCTTTCCATCTATGGTGAAATCAATTTCGGTTAGTTCATCCTCGGTAAACTTGAcaactttttcttgctgAGACCTGACatcattaatttctttttcttcctgtTCTCTCATACCACAGGTACAATCCTTACaagcttttttctttttagtcTTGGATTTACCACACGTAATCATAGTAATCATTGGCTTACCAGAATCATTCTCGTCGATTaagtcttcttcttcaatggaGTCATCCTCAACATCCACCTGGTCGAAATATTGAGCTTTGGAAGAATCGCTGGAAAAATCATCGTCACTATCTTCAATCAGGTCATCCACGACTTTATAAACTTTGGGTTCGGCAGCCATCTTGAAACTAGGTGATTGGAAATCCTCAGTTTTCTTGAGTATAGGCAACTCAGCATTACTTGCTTTTTTAAATGAAGGCAGTTTAGTCGTTGTGCCACTagcttttttgaaagtggGCAGCTTGTTGTTACCGCTTTGCGACTTAGTACTGCtagttttcttatttttcaacGGTATGGAAACGGTTTGGTTAAGCTTGGAGAAATCCTTTCTGATCCACTGGTAATCTGGCTCGTTAACTATTTCAAAACCATTAATTAATGCGTCTACTTTATAGATATCACTTAAACCAATTAACGAGCCATTTGGTGTCAATGACTCAGCTAGGACAGGAATTAACTTTTTGGGAAACTGAATATCAGCCGGGGCTTCAGGCGTCAAATATTTGATTATTTCATATTTGGCTTTCTCCAAATTTATGGACCCATCATTTAGTTTATTGATTAAGAACTGATCCACGAACTTGACATTCATGGATGTAGCCTGAGCCTTAGCATTCTCCACTAGCTCTGGCGTTGTAGTTACTGCCGGATGTATCAGAAGTAGACCTGATTTGTAATGCGACATCGATGCTTTTTGTTTGATGGGGTATAATACTGAGATTAAATGCAATGAAAGGGACTTGTATGGTATAGGTTTTAATATGTGATGAGGATGAATGATTACTAAtcatctcttttttttactttttttttctttttccaaaaacCTATGAATAGTATCGGACTTATTCCGGTACCGGGATTATGTCAAATAGAATGAATTAAGAACACGATTTTTACGAAGGAATAACTAGACTAATGAATTAATGATTATTGAATAAATAGCGGTTTATATGAAGATATATCTATCTACGTATGCTTAGTATGGCATTCACATATCTCCTGCAAgtaaaaaaggaaaaacatcATGACATTTTATGGATATGCTGCTGGTCTTGCCGTATAAGTGTTTTTTCCTGGAAAACTACAAAACACAAATAATGTAGAGTTGTACGGTATACTTGCAATTCATAGACTACTTATTGATGCTTATCTACTATACCTGGAGTTCCTacttcatcctcttcatcgtcgtcgtcatcgtcgtcatcgtcgtcgtcatcgtcatcatcatcgtcgtcGTCATCGTCGTTGTTGTTTTCGTTCTTATTATCCTCtgtctcttcttcttcttcgtcttcttcatcttcatcttcatcttcatcttcatcttcatcgtccTCTTCGTTATCCTTTGGATATCCACCCAATTTCATAACAATCTTGTTAACAATCTCATTCCAGTCCATCATCCCCCCAAGACCAATATCGCCATTTATATCCATAACCTTTTCAGAGGGCTTGAAAATAGTGACCCAAGACATTTCCTCTTTTATGGTTTGCAATTGCTTCTTTGTCATCATCGAATTGAAAGTGCTACTTACCATGGAAGGCGCTAAAAGAATTGGATAGCTTGGATTCCAAGCTCTGATGACGCTTGTCAGAAGATTGTCGCACAGTCCCAACGCAATCTTTGACAGTGTGTTCGCAGTTAAAGGGGCTACTACTAAAATATCTGCCCAGCGGCGTAACTCTATATGAAGAACGGGGTCAGTTCGTTGTTTCCATGTGTCCCATTCATCTTGGTCTGTCCAAAGCTGAATATGTGGAGGTAATTCTACTGCTTGAGCCATATTGCACTGTCCAGGTGTTGGTGTTACTGGGGTTGTTGGAGTGGATTCATATTGCGAAAGTTTATTCAGTTTTTCTGAAGACttgatgattttctttgtgtatctttgttcaaaaaactGTGTTGCTGACTGTGTTAGGATAACCTGAATACTTATTCTGTCACGGCCATatatttcttccaattttttaatCATTGGTTTGATCTTGAATACCGAGAGCGAACCTGTCGCACCAAAGAGTACGTGCAATTTTCCGTCATCTTGAGGTAACCTAGGGTCCAAGTTCTTGGAATTCTCTCTCTTAGGAATAATGGAAGGAATGACAGACTGTTTCAGTAGCATCTCTTCTGGAGGGGAGTGTACCCTACTTTGGCCTAAAATATTCTTAACTTCATCTTGTGAATCTTCCTTTCGTAGTGAAATGCTATCAGGAGCTTTGGCTGTTACCTTATCGCTTGGTCTGTTTATTGGTGTTGAAGAGGCCATGACTTTGTCGGGCTTGATGGGATCAATTATTTTGAGAGTACTGTCCTTGTTAGGAACATGATCTTTCATTTGGTTGACTAGCGGGGAACCAGATACATGTACCGTTCTTGGAGAAATAATGTGGTTCGGTATAGTTGTAGGATTATTAGGAACCGGAGTTGAAGTGACTGCTAGGCTGTTGTTTGGGGGGTTAGCCTTTTCCGATTCATTTTTCAGTTGAGTCAAACTGTCCTGCTTTTGTTGCTGCTTCAGATCACTAAAGGTTACAGCGGGAactcttttcaaaccaGCTTCCGGAGTATTACTTACTACAGCACCCGAAGTTCCTGTAGCATTCATAATAGATTTAGTGGTGGCGCCAGTAGCGTTGGACAGAGTAGGGCTTATTGACTGCCTTCCTGACACAGGTGAGTTGATTATTGAGTCCTTCCCTTTTGTATCCTCATTGTCCAATGGAATCTCCTTCTGTCCACGGGAAAACCTTGGACACTCTATAGTCTGATTATGATCAGCTTCATGTTTCCCCTTAGTAGAGGCAACGGCAGTCATTGCTGTTTGCTTCTAAAATCTTGCCTGTTAATTTTCCCTTAACTggtatttctttgaatttatcCCGAAATACAAGGTAgtatgaaaagaaaaaggaggCCAAGTTATAAAatgatcttttcaaatgagACTGGACGGCGGTGATAAATGGACAAGTAAAAGTGAGGTTGTTTGATTCAAGAGTATTCTTTGACTTCTTCTCCTCTAATATCGCCTCCCCAGAAAAGCATCGATGCCATTTTTTgcaggaaaaaaagttgcGTGCATCACTACACACGAGCACATATGGTTATATAACGAACCAATATTACTTTGACTCATGCTCATGCCAATGGAAGGAAATAACCACGGTCATAGGAGTACCAGCAAGGGCAATCATGTTGTGAGTGAGAGTTTGTATATTTGATGAGACAAATGAGGATAGAAGAAACTTACGCTGACACAAGCAACACGACTCCGTAGGATATGAAGCATAGATCCTTGGAGTATATGGAGTTGAGCATTATTTTAGCCATGCTACAGAAAATAGTGTAAAAGTGCTTGATTGATTTTGCCCATTCATTATCTTTGTACTGGAAAATCTGTTCTCTCAAGAgcacaattttttcaagtgtCAATTCCAACTATCCGGTAAACTTGCCCTTTCCTCGTATTTTCAGCACCCTATACATAAACACAATCTTTGCGTTGTTTGGTTGAATATCAACCATTGTCCACTGATTACTGGTTGTCGCACGTGAATATAACTATATTTACAGTATgataagatgacataaatgatgaagaattgtcatcaaattcCGTAGACGCCGAAAGGCAAGCTTCGATAATGCAACACAGGTAGGAATGACAACGTATGAAGGGGAACGAGAGAAATCAAATTATGATGTATAGTTTCTCTTCGCTTCTTTTCGTGAGTTTCTGGATCTTTTGCCGAGAATATCAGTATACCCTATGTACTTCATAGTGGAATCGAAtaattatttcaaaaacacaCCCGTTACTTATGCCTAATGTGGAGTCATTATCAGAACTAAATTAGATCTAGACGTCACCTGCTGAGTCATGTTAGTTTAACTTCGGTGACGTTGGAccttaaaagaaaaaaaagaagttttaAGCTTGGGTGTTGTGACatatatcaaaattgaaTGTTATTTAGGGTATTTTCGAAGAACTCATCCTTGTTAGCTCAGTTGGTAGAGCGTTCGGCTTTTAAGCGCATTTGCTTAAGCAAGGATACCGAAATGTCAGGGGTTCGAGCCCCCTATGAGGagttctttattttttttgtcttaCTTTTATCAAAAGCTTTCATTTGGAAGTTGTATTAATACtgaaaagagagaaaaaacaaatatgtAGTACCTGAAAGGATTTAGTTTATTCTCTTATCCGTTTGCGTCATTCATGAATTCGAACAAAAGACTGAAAATGACAACAACCTATCATGATTATGATCTAGAAGAGCCGTTGACCTCAAATGCCAGACCTTTAAAGAATTCAGTAATTACTATtagaataataaaatctTTCCCATATAGAAACGTCAAGAACATAGTGTTGCATGATTATGATCTCGCTGACAAAACTGCAAAGGATTTGTTCATTGAAGTTATGAAAAGAATCCAGAATGAAGGTTCGTTGAGACCGTTCCGCAATGTTAAGTATGATACTCTAAAGATATATACACACGCACATGGTTCCAAGACAGTTAATCTTGTAATTAATTTCGATCACGATGATGACTGGATTTTAGATCCTGAAaatgaggaaaagaaactgttTGAATACGGCATTGAGAATGAAACTGAGATTTCGCTCTTCAACAGGGGTGATTACCTAAGGTTTAAAGAGAATCCTGAAGAGAAATGGTGAGATGTTGTTTGATTCATGAACTTCACTAAAGTGCTAcgaatatatataaatacatATGAAAAAGATTAACATCAAATGCGTATGTAGAAATGCAAAGGAGAATGCGACTCGTTCTAAAAAACAACCTGATTCCTATAAAAAATGTCATCTTCGATAGCGCCAAATGTATAGCTGTCAAACTCAGAATGCACATCTTTCATTCTTTCATCGGCACGGGGGGCTTGCTGatggtggtggtggtggtgatGCTGACGACGATGGTGACGACGATGGTGACGGGAGTGAGAAACATCGTTTATGCTGACAAGAGATTCGCGAATAACACCCTTCGAGTCAATCTCTCTCCTCATCACCGATTGATCGAATTTCAGTTTCCGAGGGATCTGGACTTTCTCCTCGTGTTCAAAGTCCTCGGTGTCCTCATCTACTGAGGAAATTTTAGTGCATGTAGGGTGTTGGTCAAAGATGGAAGATGTGTGCGAATCAACGGAAGATGCGTATGATACGTCTTCCAGTTCTAGGAAAGTACCTTTGTCGTCTATAGAGCTGCTAATTTCATCCACCTCCTCATCTATCCAAGACTc harbors:
- the SMKI11G2750 gene encoding uncharacterized protein (similar to Saccharomyces cerevisiae YKR070W; ancestral locus Anc_5.652); the encoded protein is MIGKRFFQTNSKKIAFAFDIDGVLFRGKKPIAGASDALKLLNQNKIPYILLTNGGGFSEKARTEFISSKLNVDVSPLQIIQSHTPYKSLVHKYSRILAVGTPSVRDVAEGYGFQDVVHQTDIVRYNRDITPFSGLSDEQLLEYSKEIPSLTTKKFDAVLVFNDPHDWAADIQIISDAINSENGMLNTMRGEKSGKPSIPIYFSNQDLLWANPYKLNRFGQGAFRLLVRRLYSELNGESLQDYTLGKPTKLTYDFAHHILIDWEKRLCGKIDDSVNQKLPPLGTKPSTSPFHSVFMVGDNPASDIIGAQNYGWNSCLVKTGVYKEGDDLKECKPTLIVNDVFDAVTKALEKYA
- the DRE2 gene encoding electron carrier DRE2 (similar to Saccharomyces cerevisiae DRE2 (YKR071C); ancestral locus Anc_5.654) codes for the protein MSHYKSGLLLIHPAVTTTPELVENAKAQATSMNVKFVDQFLINKLNDGSINLEKAKYEIIKYLTPEAPADIQFPKKLIPVLAESLTPNGSLIGLSDIYKVDALINGFEIVNEPDYQWIRKDFSKLNQTVSIPLKNKKTSSTKSQSGNNKLPTFKKASGTTTKLPSFKKASNAELPILKKTEDFQSPSFKMAAEPKVYKVVDDLIEDSDDDFSSDSSKAQYFDQVDVEDDSIEEEDLIDENDSGKPMITMITCGKSKTKKKKACKDCTCGMREQEEKEINDVRSQQEKVVKFTEDELTEIDFTIDGKKVGGCGSCSLGDAFRCSGCPYLGLPAFKPGQPINLDSISDDL
- the SIS2 gene encoding phosphopantothenoylcysteine decarboxylase complex subunit SIS2 (similar to Saccharomyces cerevisiae SIS2 (YKR072C) and VHS3 (YOR054C); ancestral locus Anc_5.655), which codes for MTAVASTKGKHEADHNQTIECPRFSRGQKEIPLDNEDTKGKDSIINSPVSGRQSISPTLSNATGATTKSIMNATGTSGAVVSNTPEAGLKRVPAVTFSDLKQQQKQDSLTQLKNESEKANPPNNSLAVTSTPVPNNPTTIPNHIISPRTVHVSGSPLVNQMKDHVPNKDSTLKIIDPIKPDKVMASSTPINRPSDKVTAKAPDSISLRKEDSQDEVKNILGQSRVHSPPEEMLLKQSVIPSIIPKRENSKNLDPRLPQDDGKLHVLFGATGSLSVFKIKPMIKKLEEIYGRDRISIQVILTQSATQFFEQRYTKKIIKSSEKLNKLSQYESTPTTPVTPTPGQCNMAQAVELPPHIQLWTDQDEWDTWKQRTDPVLHIELRRWADILVVAPLTANTLSKIALGLCDNLLTSVIRAWNPSYPILLAPSMVSSTFNSMMTKKQLQTIKEEMSWVTIFKPSEKVMDINGDIGLGGMMDWNEIVNKIVMKLGGYPKDNEEDDEDEDEDEDEDEEDEEEEETEDNKNENNNDDDDDDDDDDDDDDDDDDDDDEEDEVGTPGIVDKHQ
- the AIM29 gene encoding Aim29p (similar to Saccharomyces cerevisiae AIM29 (YKR074W); ancestral locus Anc_5.659) codes for the protein MTTTYHDYDLEEPLTSNARPLKNSVITIRIIKSFPYRNVKNIVLHDYDLADKTAKDLFIEVMKRIQNEGSLRPFRNVKYDTLKIYTHAHGSKTVNLVINFDHDDDWILDPENEEKKLFEYGIENETEISLFNRGDYLRFKENPEEKW
- the SMKI11G2800 gene encoding uncharacterized protein (similar to Saccharomyces cerevisiae YKR075C and YOR062C; ancestral locus Anc_5.663) — protein: MTSLDDTIISYQNLMLLDNMTNYNKPAIDYFHHKFNDASLEMPASWTLLLKMRKHKLLRLPSCSLEDSLDYNMYLVRLHHCLWRRWSINHYGLQNSKSDPLSINWNKETDVTVLYGPDLTNIDSIEDKMWPKQHNGDQKQSKTLKSALKKNAESWIDEEVDEISSSIDDKGTFLELEDVSYASSVDSHTSSIFDQHPTCTKISSVDEDTEDFEHEEKVQIPRKLKFDQSVMRREIDSKGVIRESLVSINDVSHSRHHRRHHRRQHHHHHHHQQAPRADERMKDVHSEFDSYTFGAIEDDIFYRNQVVF